The following proteins are encoded in a genomic region of Pseudorca crassidens isolate mPseCra1 chromosome 1, mPseCra1.hap1, whole genome shotgun sequence:
- the STOML1 gene encoding stomatin-like protein 1 isoform X4, with product MVVFRLGRIRTPQGPGMVLLLPFIDSFQRVDLRTRAFSVPPCKLASMDGAVLSVGADVQFRIWDPVLSVMTVKDLNTATRMTAQNAMTKALLKRPLREIQMEKPKISDQLLLEINDVTRAWGLEVDRVELAVEAVLQLPQDSPAGPSLDSTLQQLALHFLGGGMSSVAGGAPLPEPADTLDMVNEVEPSAPHGGAGSSPKQPVAEGLLMALKPFLSEALVSQVGACYQFNVALPSGTQSIYFLDLTTGQGRVGHGVPDAIPDVVVEMAEEDLQALLCRELRPLGAYMSGRLKVKGDLAVAMKLEAVLRALK from the exons ATGGTCGTGTTTCGACTGGGCCGGATCCGCACCCCTCAAGGACCCGGTATGGTTCTGCTCCTGCCCTTCATTGACTCCTTTCAGAGGGTGGATCTGAGGACACGAGCCTTCAGTGTCCCTCCTTGCAAG TTGGCCTCTATGGATGGGGCTGTGCTGTCTGTGGGGGCTGACGTCCAGTTCCGCATCTGGGACCCGGTACTGTCGGTGATGACAGTGAAGGACCTGAACACAGCCACACGCATGACGGCCCAGAACGCCATGACCAAGGCTCTGCTCAAGAGGCCTCTGCGGGAGATCCAGATGGAGAAGCCCAAGATCAGCGACCAGCTCCTG CTGGAGATCAACGACGTGaccagggcctgggggctggaggtggaCCGCGTGGAGCTGGCAGTGGAGGCCGTGCTCCAGCTGCCCCAGGACAGTCCAGCTGGGCCCAGCCTGGACAGCACCCTGCAGCAGCTGGCCCTCCACTTCCTGGGAGGAGGCATGTCTTCAGTGGCAGGAGGTGCCCCACTCCCCGAGCCAG CAGATACCTTGGATATGGTGAACGAGGTTGAGCCGTCTGCCCCTCATGGTGGTGCCGGGTCCAGCCCCAAGCAGCCTGTGGCCGAGGGGCTGCTGATGGCTCTGAAGCCCTTCCTGTCTGAGGCCCTGGTCAGCCAGGTCGGGGCCTGCTACCAGTTCAATGTCGCCCTGCCCAGTGGCACCCAGAGCATCTACTTCTTGGACCTCACTACAG GGCAAGGGAGGGTGGGGCATGGGGTGCCTGATGCCATCCCTGATGTGGTGGTGGAGATGGCCGAGGAGGACCTGCAGGCCCTGTTGTGCAGGGAGCTGCGGCCCCTGGGGGCCTACATGAGCGGGCGGCTGAAGGTGAAGGGCGACCTGGCCGTGGCCATGAAGCTGGAGGCTGTCCTCAGGGCCCTGAAGTAG